A region from the Arachis ipaensis cultivar K30076 chromosome B01, Araip1.1, whole genome shotgun sequence genome encodes:
- the LOC107646796 gene encoding uncharacterized protein LOC107646796, translating to MEAGTRTVRGENSVSDGESDNEVLIEEEDIRKGKEACTKSLIGRVFADKKFSVGTMENAFRSIWSRPEGFRVSDRGGNKFQFFFENNKDLMRIEKGSPWLFKEYILHVRRWNDSDRREEGELQGFPVWAQFWGLPECYKTIEVGRKLAEKIGAVMEVGFYEMKGGESRILKARVEMDASKKLKDHVCVIGPEQHAVEIGVRYEKFGRFCTYCARIGHESKGCELLATDSAMNSVRQDKIGDWIKADQMGRRIEIECNGYNASGSNLNDQGDRPKKKPMPNWLLNSLSSLSMKETVGAKMAPKVTSSHSKSNSLMENSGANLVDITSASTKETQEGVQGLMAVEEIQNVDQSDSQIKERFKLKQMARRKTEVSHIKGGVKRKFNEKENIEPHKRICLEEIQNTREEVEGTGRQTVPQES from the coding sequence ATGGAGGCAGGAACGAGAACTGTCAGAGGAGAAAATTCAGTTAGCGATGGAGAGAGCGACAATGAGGTACTAATCGAGGAAGAGGACATCAGAAAAGGGAAGGAAGCATGCACTAAAAGCCTCATAGGCCGTGTGTTTGCGGACAAAAAGTTTTCTGTGGGAACTATGGAGAACGCATTCAGATCCATATGGAGTAGACCAGAAGGATTCAGAGTCTCGGATAGAGGAGGGAacaaatttcaatttttctttgaaaataaCAAGGATTTGATGCGGATTGAAAAAGGTTCTCCATGGCTATTTAAAGAATATATCCTTCATGTGAGGAGATGGAACGACTCTGATCGAAGGGAGGAGGGTGAGCTGCAAGGGTTCCCGGTATGGGCTCAATTTTGGGGCTTGCCAGAATGCTATAAAACTATAGAAGTTGGAAGGAAACTTGCTGAGAAAATTGGTGCGGTTATGGAGGTTGGCTTCTACGAAATGAAGGGTGGAGAATCCAGGATACTCAAAGCAAGGGTGGAAATGGATGCATCCAAAAAACTCAAAGATCACGTCTGTGTGATTGGCCCTGAACAACACGCTGTTGAAATTGGTGTGCGGTATGAAAAGTTTGGGAGATTCTGCACCTATTGCGCACGGATAGGGCACGAGTCAAAGGGGTGTGAATTACTCGCTACGGATTCAGCAATGAACTCAGTGCGGCAAGACAAAATTGGAGATTGGATAAAAGCTGACCAGATGGGTAGGAGGATTGAAATTGAATGCAATGGTTATAATGCGTCTGGTTCTAACTTGAATGACCAAGGGGACAGACCAAAGAAAAAACCTATGCCTAATTGGTTACTTAATAGCCTCTCAAGTCTCTCTATGAAAGAAACGGTAGGAGCGAAAATGGCCCCAAAGGTGACTAGTTCTCATTCAAAGAGCAACTCGTTGATGGAGAATTCAGGAGCGAATTTGGTAGACATAACCTCAGCAAGTACCAAGGAAACACAAGAGGGAGTGCAAGGCCTTATGGCTGTAGAAGAGATTCAAAATGTCGATCAATCTGATTCACAAATAAAAGAGCGATTCAAGCTCAAGCAGATGGCACGAAGAAAAACAGAGGTTTCTCACATCAAAGGTGGGGTGAAGAGAAAATTCAATGAGAAAGAAAATATAGAACCGCACAAAAGGATTTGCCTGGAAGAGATCCAAAATACTCGCGAGGAGGTGGAGGGCACCGGCCGTCAAACGGTGCCCCAAGAGTCATGA